The Stutzerimonas stutzeri RCH2 genomic interval GCGGCCTCTATGCGCGGCTGTGGCAGCACCAGACGGGTGGGTTTGTCGGGGTGGATTGAGGGCGGTGGCGAGGCGCTGCAACTTGTCCGCCAAGGGAGGGTGCGAGGTAGCTTGGAGGTGACGCGTGGAAAAGGCTTCGCCGTTTTCCACCCTACGCAAATATTGAGCGTCGGCGGCGCGGGCTGGGGTTTGCGTAGGGTGGACAACGCTCTGCTTGTCCACCGGTGCGGGCAACGGGGAGGGGCATGCTGTTAGCGAAACGCCGCCGGGATTTATGGCGCCCAACGAGGCCAAACCGGAAGACCGCCTATTCGCGAAAACGAACTACGCTGCTTGCTTTGATCGTTGTACTGCACAAATCAGCGTCCAGCGGGAGTCAGCGCATGAGTGAAAACAGAACGTTAACTACGGCAAGAACTCTGCCGTACACGCCAGCCGAGATATATGGCGCTTTTGCCTCAGCCGATCTGCTCGCTGCATGGTGGGGGCCCGAAGGTTTCAGCAATACATTCGAGATCTTCGAGTTTGCACCGGGCGGTCGCTGGAAGTTTGTGATGCATGGGCCTGATGGGAAGAGCTATAGCAATGAGAGCAGGTTCGAAGAACTCGTTCCCGATTCAATGCTGGTCATCAGGCATGATTGCCCACCGCACTTTACGCTGACCATCGAGCTCATCCCTGCCGAGGATGGCACGTGCATGACCTGGAGCCAGGTTTTTGAGGATGCGGAAACCGCGCAAGCGGTCAAGGCAAGAGCGGGTTCCGCGAACGAGCAAAACATTGATCGGCTTACGCGCGTGCTCGCTGAGTCGACGGGTGGCGCATCACAGTTCCGGCAGCATTCAGGATGAGCGAGGCGCTCCATCTCGCAGTTCTCACTGCATGCGTTTAATGTCAGTGGACCGCGCCCGTGATGCACGCCGCTACGACTCGTCGACTCAGCTGAACCCTCATACGGCGTGCTCACTCGTACCTCTAGCCGCCATTAATCGAGAGGGAGTCCGCCATGAGCGATAGACAAGCCAGCGTTCGTCACGCCGCCGCGCAGCAGCGCTATGAGTTGCTGGTCGACGGCCAGCCACTCGGCTTTGCCGAGTACAGCGAGCAGGGCGAGCGGATGGTTTTCACCCATACCGAGGTCGACCCCAGCCTGTCCGGGCAGGGGCTGGGCAAGGCCGCGCTCGAAGATGCGCGTCGCTGCGGCAAGCGGGTGGTGCCGCAATGCGAGTTCCTCGCCAAGTACATCGAGCGCCACGCGGAATGGCAGGATCTGGTCGATCCGGCCTGAGCGGTACGTCTTGTTCAGCGGGACTTATTGCCGGGGCTGACGCTCTTATCTGAGTGATCGCTGTCGCCGCGCCGGCACGGCATCGCACCCGCAGCAGGTTTCGTCAGAGGGCAATCGCGTGGATGGTCGAGAGTTTGTCTAGGCGCATTTCAAGCTCAATGCCGAGCAGCGCCTGCGTGGCTTCAACTTCTTCGTGGTGCTGGCGATCTTTGCCGATGGCGGTGTACTGGCGGCGCTGCAGCGCGGCTTCTCGCCGGGGCTGCTGATTCTGCTGGGCGCTTTTACCATGCTGCTCGCGCAGGTCTTCTGGCTGGTGGACGCGCGCAGCCGGCAGCTGCTGGAGCTGACCATCGTCGCACTCAAGGAGATGGAAGCCGAGTATCCCGAGAGTTACCGGCTGTTCGCCGCCGATGCGCTGGGGCAGAGCCGGGTGATCAGCTACACCTTCGCCATCCGTGCGCTGCTGCTGGCGCAGATGGGCTTCGGTCTGGGTGTATGCGGCTACGGGCTCTACCAGTGGTGAGGCGCAGTGTTCAGTGCGGCAAGGCCAGGCGACGTACGGCGATCGCCGCTTCCCCTTCCGGCTGAGAGACAGGGGCCAGGTCTTCGCCGGTTTCCCAGGAAAAATCGCGCTTTTTCACGGCCTGGATGAACAGCCGGTCACCAGCCTCGCATTCGGTGCCGATGGCCAGGTCATAGGCGGCGATGCGGATCGGGCCGGGGCGATGGGTGAGAAACAGGTAGGTGTGCTTGTTGACCCGCCCAACCGTGCGGCCATCCACGCGGTAATCCACGGCACCGGTATTCAGTAGCGCTGGCAGCGCCTGCAGGTACAGATAGACCGCGCATTCGTCGTTGCCAGGCCGGTAATTGCGGGCTCTAACCGTTTCGTCGCTGGAAGACGACCCATCGAAGCACTGGCCGTTGCTGAGGCATTCGTCGAGCTTGGCGGCTTCAGCGAAGTCGACGCGGCCACGCTCGTCGAAATGGACGAGCAGCCAGAAGTATTGTTCGAACGCTGTACCGGTTGTGCCTCCGATTACACCGGCGAGCGTGCGGGAGTCGCTGAAGTACCAGTAGCGGTTGGACGCCCGCGTCAGCAACGGCTCGCCCAGCAGGCGGCGGACCTGGCTCCGATCGGCCTGGTGCAGCTTCTGCAGCAGCTCCGGCCCATATGGCTGCTCGTTGAACAGCCCGACCGGAACTACCAGACACGCGCTGCAGAGCGCCGCCAGCAGCGTCAGTACGGCCCATCTTGTCGCCCTCAGGTAGCTCGCTGCCAGCATGACCGAATCCTCCTTGCAGGCCGTTTTATCAGTATGGCCCGGATTAAGCCCCGTGATGGCCGGGAGGCTCCTCAACGAGCGAGTGGGGCGGGCCGCCGTTAACGCGTTGCGCGGAACGCTTGCGGCGGGCTTCCGGTCGGTATTAGCAACCGACGGGAGAACTGACGATGACGACTTCGAGCAATCTGGTATGGGCTGCCCTGGCGATCGGGGCCGTGACGGGCATGCGCAGCATGCTGGCGCCGACGCTGGTCAGCCGGGCACTGAGCGAGCGCGATGATCTCGCCGGGGCAGGGGAGGCCGCGCACCTGCTGACGTCGGATACGGCGCAGACCTTCCTGCCCACGCTCGCGGCCAGCGAGATGATCGGCGACAAGCTGCCCTTTGCGCCGGATCGCACCATCGTGCCGTCGATGATGTTCCGTGCGCTGTCCGGCGGTTTGAGTGCAGCGGCGCTGGCCGGTGTGCGCCGCGAGCCGATGCTGTTGCCGGCATTGCTCGGCGCGACGGCGGCGCTGGTCGCAGCCAAGATCGGGCTGAGCCTGCGCAAGCCCTATCAGCCCAGGCCGCTGGTCAACGCGGCGCTGGGTGCGGTTGAGGAATGTCTGGCGTTGACGGTCGGCAAGGCTG includes:
- a CDS encoding DUF4126 family protein; the encoded protein is MTTSSNLVWAALAIGAVTGMRSMLAPTLVSRALSERDDLAGAGEAAHLLTSDTAQTFLPTLAASEMIGDKLPFAPDRTIVPSMMFRALSGGLSAAALAGVRREPMLLPALLGATAALVAAKIGLSLRKPYQPRPLVNAALGAVEECLALTVGKAGLRRALGEGGRRR
- a CDS encoding SRPBCC domain-containing protein encodes the protein MSENRTLTTARTLPYTPAEIYGAFASADLLAAWWGPEGFSNTFEIFEFAPGGRWKFVMHGPDGKSYSNESRFEELVPDSMLVIRHDCPPHFTLTIELIPAEDGTCMTWSQVFEDAETAQAVKARAGSANEQNIDRLTRVLAESTGGASQFRQHSG
- a CDS encoding GNAT family N-acetyltransferase, whose protein sequence is MSDRQASVRHAAAQQRYELLVDGQPLGFAEYSEQGERMVFTHTEVDPSLSGQGLGKAALEDARRCGKRVVPQCEFLAKYIERHAEWQDLVDPA